A section of the Cuniculiplasma divulgatum genome encodes:
- a CDS encoding V-type ATP synthase subunit F: MIKGEKVGNIAVIGERELVLGFRLVGVENSFIAEKEKGVEMLQEMIREKKFSLVMISESIKSFMDQKTLRAVETSTDPVVVFIPLPGGQDLESVNDLARRVLGVEIGR; encoded by the coding sequence ATGATAAAGGGAGAAAAAGTAGGAAATATTGCAGTTATCGGCGAGAGGGAACTGGTTCTGGGTTTCCGCCTGGTCGGGGTTGAAAACTCATTCATTGCAGAGAAGGAGAAGGGCGTTGAAATGCTTCAGGAAATGATCAGGGAAAAGAAGTTCTCTCTGGTTATGATATCTGAAAGCATCAAGTCATTCATGGATCAGAAAACACTCAGGGCTGTTGAAACTTCAACTGATCCGGTGGTTGTTTTCATACCGCTTCCAGGAGGCCAGGACCTGGAATCGGTCAACGATCTTGCCAGAAGGGTACTTGGAGTGGAGATTGGTAGGTGA
- the fni gene encoding type 2 isopentenyl-diphosphate Delta-isomerase — MIENRKEEHIRIAETENVTTDHNYWDDVEIIHQAVPEVDFDAIDTSVKFLDHKIAHPMIISSMTGGTDLAKKINFNLSTVAEKFSIPMGVGSMRAAVEKKELADTFSVILQSKVPVRIANIGAPQLVKQGKPAFTDRDIEYVMGLIEADYLIVHFNFLQEMVQPEGDRNAVGILRRLKEIAGSYPVIAKETGNGISHEAALALKDAGVRAIDVGGLGGTSFAAIEYYRARKSGDLEKMTSGKSFWNWGIPSPASIKYSHVGIPVIGSGGLRNGLDLAKAIIMGADAGGFARMLLKSADSSAQDIEATVLQIIRDLKIAMFLTGSSSIAKLKKARHFIREPLRSWVDAYGR; from the coding sequence TTGATAGAGAACCGCAAGGAGGAACATATACGCATAGCGGAGACTGAGAACGTAACCACCGACCATAATTACTGGGATGACGTTGAGATCATTCATCAAGCTGTTCCGGAAGTGGACTTTGATGCAATCGATACCAGCGTGAAATTCCTGGATCACAAAATTGCCCATCCAATGATCATTTCATCAATGACAGGGGGAACGGATCTGGCAAAGAAGATAAACTTCAACCTGTCAACCGTTGCCGAAAAGTTCAGCATACCCATGGGGGTTGGAAGCATGAGGGCAGCGGTTGAGAAGAAGGAACTTGCCGATACATTCTCCGTAATCCTGCAGAGCAAGGTTCCGGTGAGGATAGCAAATATTGGCGCTCCTCAGCTTGTAAAACAGGGAAAACCCGCATTTACAGACAGAGATATAGAATATGTAATGGGTCTGATAGAAGCCGACTATCTCATAGTACATTTCAACTTCCTTCAGGAAATGGTACAGCCGGAAGGCGACAGGAATGCGGTGGGCATCCTCCGGAGATTGAAGGAAATCGCCGGCAGCTATCCTGTTATTGCCAAGGAGACAGGCAACGGAATATCACATGAGGCGGCACTTGCCCTGAAGGATGCTGGCGTAAGGGCCATAGATGTGGGCGGACTGGGCGGCACATCATTTGCTGCAATAGAATATTACAGGGCACGTAAGTCCGGAGATCTGGAAAAGATGACTTCCGGAAAATCATTCTGGAACTGGGGAATACCATCGCCTGCGTCCATAAAATACTCTCATGTTGGAATCCCTGTAATTGGGAGTGGCGGTCTGAGAAACGGCCTGGACCTTGCAAAGGCAATCATCATGGGGGCAGATGCTGGGGGTTTCGCCAGGATGCTTCTGAAGAGCGCCGATTCCTCTGCCCAGGACATTGAGGCAACGGTTCTTCAGATAATCAGGGACCTGAAGATTGCAATGTTCCTTACAGGGTCCTCATCAATTGCAAAGTTAAAGAAAGCCAGGCACTTCATAAGGGAGCCATTACGATCATGGGTTGATGCTTATGGCAGATGA
- a CDS encoding ATPase, protein MTIDYTSALLAIAASISIAGGLIGTGMAQQGIGAAGMGIIAEKPEKFGQVLIFFVIPETLWIIGFVLGIILLLHIL, encoded by the coding sequence ATGACAATTGACTATACATCAGCATTGTTAGCCATTGCGGCATCCATATCAATAGCTGGCGGACTTATAGGCACAGGTATGGCACAGCAGGGTATCGGAGCTGCCGGGATGGGGATTATTGCTGAAAAGCCGGAAAAGTTTGGGCAGGTACTGATATTTTTCGTTATCCCGGAGACACTGTGGATAATCGGGTTTGTCCTTGGAATAATTCTGCTGCTTCATATCCTGTGA
- a CDS encoding V-type ATP synthase subunit E family protein encodes MTLEDILKDIESRGDGELKTLSDYYEQKISEIRKKQDIALRNLQEKYEKLTEEEVRSVERTTISSGEMEALKIVRSRESSLIEEAMGKATIYLKELRNSKDYKEIMAKMVDAARRSLGKKFTIRVSARDSSLIPQSKDLVIREEEVDPYGGIIAESSDGSMQIDLTLTSIMQDIKEKLISRISEHLGE; translated from the coding sequence ATGACGCTGGAAGATATCCTGAAAGACATAGAATCCCGGGGAGATGGCGAATTAAAAACGCTTAGTGACTACTATGAACAGAAGATATCAGAAATCAGGAAGAAGCAGGATATTGCTCTAAGGAATCTTCAGGAGAAGTATGAAAAACTCACCGAGGAAGAAGTGCGATCCGTTGAGAGAACAACAATAAGCTCGGGTGAAATGGAAGCCCTGAAGATTGTTAGATCCCGGGAAAGCAGCCTGATTGAGGAGGCCATGGGGAAAGCTACCATATATCTGAAGGAACTGAGGAACTCAAAAGATTATAAGGAAATAATGGCGAAAATGGTAGATGCAGCCCGCCGCAGCCTGGGAAAGAAATTTACCATACGGGTATCAGCCAGGGATTCCAGTCTTATACCGCAATCCAAGGATCTGGTTATCAGGGAGGAGGAAGTTGATCCGTATGGAGGAATAATTGCCGAATCCAGCGATGGCTCCATGCAGATTGACCTGACACTCACATCCATAATGCAGGACATAAAGGAGAAACTGATTTCCAGAATTTCAGAACACCTGGGGGAATGA
- a CDS encoding V-type ATP synthase subunit B, producing MPQVSYKTVSQIAGPLVFVEKVENAAYNELVEITLGNGEKRSGQVLDTGRGLAVVQVFGATSGMDVSNTRVKFLGSTARVSVSDEMLGRIFNGLGEPIDGLPPIVSKERVEVVGNAMNPYSREEPSEFIETGISTIDGMNTLVRGQKLPIFSSAGLSHNRLAAQIARQAKVLGSSEDFAVIFGAMGITSEEANYFVSEFTKTGAISRSVLFLNLSSDPSMERIILPKVALTTAEYLAYEKEMHILVILSDMTNYCEALREISSAREEVPGRRGFPGYMYTDLSTIYERAGKIRGKNGSITQIPILTMPGDDITNPIPDLTGYITEGQIVLSRDLQRKGIYPPVDVLPSLSRLMNQGIGKGRTREDHRGVADQIYAAYANGKDLRSLSAIVGEEALGPNDRKYLKFADEFEKRYVNQGFYDDRSIEDTLGIGWDLLSELPESDMKRVKKDFIDRYGKWNKED from the coding sequence ATGCCACAGGTTAGCTATAAAACAGTATCACAGATTGCAGGTCCGCTTGTTTTTGTTGAAAAGGTGGAGAATGCGGCATACAACGAGCTTGTTGAAATAACCCTGGGAAACGGGGAGAAGAGATCAGGGCAGGTTCTTGACACGGGGAGAGGACTGGCCGTTGTTCAGGTGTTCGGTGCAACCTCAGGAATGGATGTAAGCAACACCAGGGTGAAGTTTCTGGGCAGCACAGCCCGGGTCTCCGTCTCAGATGAAATGCTCGGCCGTATATTCAACGGGCTTGGTGAACCCATCGACGGCCTTCCTCCAATAGTGAGCAAGGAAAGGGTGGAAGTGGTCGGAAACGCAATGAATCCATACTCCAGGGAGGAGCCTTCCGAGTTTATTGAAACCGGCATTTCAACCATAGACGGGATGAATACCCTGGTAAGGGGACAGAAACTTCCCATATTCTCATCGGCAGGCCTCTCCCACAACCGCCTTGCAGCACAGATCGCACGCCAGGCAAAGGTGCTGGGCAGCAGCGAGGATTTCGCTGTAATATTCGGCGCCATGGGAATAACCAGCGAAGAGGCAAACTACTTCGTGAGCGAATTCACCAAGACAGGAGCAATTTCAAGATCGGTGCTATTCCTCAACCTTTCATCGGATCCAAGCATGGAAAGGATAATACTGCCAAAGGTTGCCCTCACAACTGCTGAGTATCTGGCCTATGAGAAGGAAATGCACATACTGGTCATTCTCTCAGACATGACAAATTACTGCGAGGCGCTCCGTGAGATATCGTCTGCAAGGGAAGAGGTTCCGGGAAGACGTGGTTTCCCAGGATATATGTACACAGATTTGAGCACCATTTATGAGAGGGCCGGAAAGATAAGGGGCAAGAATGGATCAATAACACAGATTCCCATACTGACCATGCCTGGTGATGATATCACAAACCCGATTCCAGACCTTACGGGATACATTACAGAAGGCCAGATCGTTCTTAGCAGGGACCTCCAGAGAAAGGGAATATATCCTCCAGTTGATGTCCTGCCGTCGCTTTCCAGGCTCATGAACCAGGGCATAGGCAAGGGGAGGACAAGGGAGGATCACCGCGGCGTGGCAGATCAGATATATGCTGCATACGCAAACGGAAAGGATCTGAGGTCCCTGAGCGCCATAGTTGGAGAGGAGGCTCTGGGTCCAAATGACAGGAAATACCTGAAGTTTGCAGATGAGTTCGAAAAGAGGTACGTGAACCAGGGTTTCTACGACGACAGATCCATTGAGGATACCCTGGGCATTGGCTGGGATCTGCTTTCTGAGCTTCCGGAATCCGACATGAAAAGGGTAAAGAAAGACTTCATAGACAGATACGGGAAGTGGAATAAGGAGGACTGA
- a CDS encoding ZPR1 zinc finger domain-containing protein produces MADEQYDDDIPKEFVTETPCPSCGEPLFFIFYRTKITYEEAVEIETFFCKKCLYESTQIRQIDRQEPKTLVFQVRNRDDLRTVLYRSPEARISIPELEADIEPGEISTGEITTVEGILSQILDKLQLLDEEDASPEDLRVIRERIEGIIQGSGELFTFVIDDPMGKSRINSGRVITLKHEG; encoded by the coding sequence ATGGCAGATGAACAGTATGATGATGACATTCCAAAGGAATTCGTGACCGAAACTCCATGCCCCTCCTGCGGGGAACCTCTTTTCTTCATATTCTACAGGACAAAGATAACGTACGAGGAGGCCGTGGAGATAGAGACCTTCTTCTGCAAGAAATGCCTGTATGAGAGTACACAGATAAGGCAGATAGATCGTCAGGAACCAAAAACTCTTGTATTCCAGGTCAGGAACCGTGACGATCTGCGAACGGTTCTATACAGGTCTCCAGAAGCAAGAATCAGCATACCGGAACTGGAAGCTGACATAGAGCCCGGTGAAATATCCACCGGAGAGATAACAACAGTTGAGGGTATACTGAGCCAGATTCTGGACAAGCTGCAGCTCCTTGACGAAGAGGATGCCTCTCCCGAAGATCTCAGGGTAATCAGGGAAAGGATTGAAGGAATCATCCAGGGAAGTGGGGAGCTATTCACCTTCGTTATTGATGATCCCATGGGAAAAAGCCGCATAAACAGTGGGAGAGTCATAACACTCAAGCATGAAGGATGA
- a CDS encoding V-type ATP synthase subunit D encodes MSQLDIKPTRIELIRTNRRIKLAKRGLDLLKMKRSSLVMEFFSISRSVKGLRENLRGDIGEAIETVRMAEIISGTMELERIAYMSADSTVAVNMKNVMGVRIPELSRSYNQTILSNQYRAISVPTPINDAIKTFERIYVQLVEIAEKENSMRKLLHEIDKTKRRSNAIENILIPQLTSSAKFIRMRLDEIERDMFTTLKMIKRKMGRREESA; translated from the coding sequence ATGTCGCAGCTTGATATTAAGCCAACCAGGATAGAACTCATTCGGACAAACAGGAGGATAAAGCTTGCCAAGCGCGGCCTTGATCTCCTGAAAATGAAGCGTTCCTCACTGGTCATGGAGTTCTTTTCCATCAGCAGGTCAGTGAAGGGCCTCAGGGAAAACCTCAGGGGAGACATAGGGGAGGCCATCGAGACTGTCAGGATGGCAGAGATAATCTCCGGGACAATGGAACTGGAGAGAATTGCGTACATGTCAGCTGATTCCACTGTGGCAGTAAACATGAAGAATGTCATGGGAGTCAGGATACCAGAACTGAGCCGAAGCTACAACCAGACAATACTGTCAAACCAGTACAGGGCAATATCTGTGCCTACACCAATAAATGATGCCATAAAGACATTCGAGAGAATATACGTGCAGCTTGTGGAGATAGCCGAGAAGGAAAACTCCATGAGAAAACTTCTGCATGAGATAGATAAGACCAAGAGAAGATCCAACGCCATTGAGAACATACTCATTCCCCAATTGACGTCCAGCGCCAAGTTCATAAGGATGAGGCTGGACGAGATCGAAAGAGATATGTTCACCACACTGAAGATGATAAAGAGGAAGATGGGAAGAAGGGAGGAATCGGCCTAA
- a CDS encoding V-type ATP synthase subunit A has translation MGKIVRISGPVVVAEDVEDARMFDVVRVGELGLVGEIIRITGNRSTVQVYEDTSGIRPGEKVESTHKPLSVDLGPGLLKSIYDGIQRPLDVIRAKTGDFIRRGFTAAPLDEEKLWEFTPVIKDGSKVVQGQIVGTVQETGIISHKIMVPFGVSGIIKGLKAGKFKVSDKIAVVETESGEEIIRLKQEWPVRVARKVIRKLAPEIPLITGQRVIDTFFPVAKGGTVAVPGPFGSGKTVVQHQLSKWADSDIVVYVGCGERGNEMTEILTTFPELTDPKSGKPLMERTVLIANTSNMPVAAREASIYTGITIAEYYRDMGYGVALMADSTSRWAEALREISGRLEEMPGEEGYPAYLGRRLSEFYERSGNAVVTSDDDRIGSITIVGAVSPPGGDISEPVSQNTLRVTRVFWALDSSLASRRHFPSINWLNSYSLYEPDLRKWFDENVAKDWGDMYDEAMGILQKEAELQEVVQLVGFDALPEREKNILDIARMLREDFLQQSAFDEVDQYCSIKKQYGMLKAILALGKEQSRALEKGLSMVQVQSVRARDMISRMKEVKEDEFPAYLENVLSEITGQIESLMEA, from the coding sequence ATGGGAAAGATAGTAAGAATTTCAGGGCCAGTTGTGGTTGCTGAAGATGTTGAAGATGCAAGGATGTTCGATGTGGTAAGGGTCGGCGAGCTTGGCCTGGTTGGCGAGATAATACGAATAACAGGAAACAGGTCAACAGTGCAGGTTTATGAGGATACCAGCGGCATAAGGCCCGGTGAAAAGGTGGAGAGCACCCATAAGCCGCTTTCCGTGGATCTGGGCCCCGGATTGCTCAAGTCAATATACGACGGAATACAGAGGCCACTGGACGTGATCCGTGCAAAGACCGGGGATTTCATCAGGAGGGGATTCACTGCTGCTCCACTTGATGAAGAAAAGCTGTGGGAGTTCACTCCGGTCATAAAGGACGGATCAAAGGTTGTCCAGGGCCAGATCGTCGGCACTGTGCAGGAAACAGGCATTATAAGCCACAAGATTATGGTTCCATTTGGAGTCTCTGGGATCATAAAGGGCCTGAAGGCGGGCAAATTCAAGGTTTCAGACAAGATTGCAGTGGTGGAGACGGAAAGTGGCGAGGAAATCATAAGGCTCAAGCAGGAATGGCCGGTGAGGGTTGCAAGAAAGGTCATCAGGAAGCTTGCTCCGGAAATCCCGCTCATCACAGGGCAGAGAGTTATTGACACCTTTTTCCCGGTTGCAAAGGGCGGCACCGTTGCCGTCCCTGGCCCCTTCGGAAGCGGAAAGACAGTTGTGCAGCATCAACTTTCAAAGTGGGCAGACAGCGATATAGTGGTATACGTGGGATGCGGCGAGAGGGGAAACGAGATGACAGAAATCCTCACCACATTCCCTGAGCTTACTGATCCGAAGTCTGGAAAGCCTCTTATGGAAAGGACAGTGCTCATAGCCAACACCTCAAACATGCCTGTGGCGGCCAGGGAGGCCAGCATATATACAGGTATAACAATTGCTGAATATTACAGGGATATGGGGTACGGAGTTGCACTCATGGCAGACAGTACCTCCAGATGGGCAGAAGCCCTCCGTGAAATTTCTGGCAGGCTTGAGGAAATGCCCGGTGAAGAGGGATACCCTGCGTATCTTGGAAGAAGGCTTTCTGAGTTCTATGAAAGGTCCGGAAACGCCGTGGTCACATCGGACGATGACAGGATAGGATCAATAACAATTGTGGGTGCAGTTTCACCACCAGGCGGAGACATATCAGAGCCGGTCTCTCAGAATACCCTCAGGGTCACAAGGGTTTTCTGGGCACTTGATTCATCACTGGCATCCAGACGTCATTTCCCGTCAATAAACTGGCTCAACAGTTATTCCCTGTATGAGCCTGACCTGAGGAAATGGTTTGATGAAAACGTGGCAAAGGACTGGGGTGACATGTATGACGAGGCCATGGGCATACTCCAGAAGGAGGCAGAACTGCAGGAAGTTGTTCAGCTGGTTGGTTTTGACGCTCTTCCGGAGCGGGAGAAAAACATCCTGGACATAGCAAGAATGCTCAGGGAGGATTTCCTGCAGCAGAGTGCTTTCGACGAGGTTGACCAGTACTGTTCCATAAAGAAGCAGTACGGAATGCTGAAGGCCATCCTTGCACTTGGAAAGGAGCAGTCCAGGGCTCTTGAGAAGGGGCTTTCCATGGTGCAGGTGCAGAGTGTCAGGGCACGTGACATGATTTCAAGGATGAAGGAGGTAAAGGAAGATGAATTCCCTGCATACCTGGAGAATGTGCTGTCAGAGATCACAGGACAGATTGAAAGTTTGATGGAGGCTTGA
- a CDS encoding V-type ATP synthase subunit I, producing the protein MGIRPEKMIRIRIIGSNMRKDSIITALHDAGVIQLEQVAPDVSKLLGQAKPGENYRTVNTLLQRFRGYENILPPSEVRTKKTFTSISELVKEASSIDLEDHLRTLKDQETDLLARIKEIDNRLSVVKDLQGIKYDLSIFNGTSIISYILKDWDAEDPVTAIKATIPDASIIQINRKVYIVSIPAARDSDLARIANDMGFRIIHIPEMTGTPEAYLSYLTQKRKEDQESLDRIHAELAHISADYYEQIAQIREQLEIENKKLEVSEKLASTQDAFVMEGWVPKRYLRSTVELVTRAAEGSVLINEVETKDVPPTLLENPKKFRIFEFFVRFYSLPQEFEFDPTMIFGIIFPIFFGIMVGDWGYGLAILALAIWMVRKLSRPGSSTILPKSLTRFAMTIFGRNPLLILGKTLIPASIVAIAVGLLFNNFFGFPLLPVTVFETSTGFSGAHIGAFPPTPTVIFHVSFMIPKLLLFTGYIGLAMVSFGLILGLVNEASLGHRKGVAGKIGWLMMAWGIAIFGLDLIHQHSGLSFNIHTDPSAVLSILVFLAGIIVVGVSEGTRGAVEIPSIISHILSYTRILGILLASVILAQVIDLIFMKGVMKSPALAVVGIIILILGQLFNLVIAIFEPGIQGARLIYVEFFSKFYYGNGKIFRPFRTQRKYTNPAYTLDPEKK; encoded by the coding sequence ATGGGAATCAGGCCGGAGAAGATGATCAGGATAAGGATCATCGGATCAAACATGCGCAAGGATTCCATAATCACTGCGCTTCACGATGCCGGCGTAATACAGCTGGAACAGGTGGCGCCTGATGTGTCAAAGCTCCTGGGGCAGGCAAAACCCGGGGAGAACTACAGGACAGTAAACACACTGCTCCAGAGGTTCAGGGGTTACGAGAACATCCTTCCTCCGTCTGAAGTCAGGACAAAGAAAACTTTCACTTCCATTTCCGAGCTTGTGAAGGAGGCCTCCAGCATTGATCTGGAGGATCACCTTAGAACCCTGAAGGACCAGGAAACTGATCTCCTGGCAAGAATTAAGGAGATAGACAACAGGCTTTCTGTTGTGAAGGACCTCCAGGGGATCAAATATGATCTTTCAATCTTCAACGGCACATCAATCATATCGTACATACTGAAGGACTGGGATGCCGAGGATCCGGTCACGGCAATAAAGGCAACAATTCCAGATGCATCAATAATACAGATAAACCGGAAGGTGTACATCGTGTCAATTCCGGCTGCAAGGGATTCTGATCTTGCAAGGATTGCCAACGACATGGGATTCAGGATAATCCATATCCCGGAGATGACCGGGACACCTGAAGCCTACCTCAGCTACCTCACCCAGAAGAGGAAGGAAGATCAGGAATCCCTGGACAGGATACACGCTGAACTGGCCCACATCTCAGCCGACTACTATGAGCAAATTGCCCAGATAAGGGAACAGCTTGAGATCGAGAACAAGAAGCTTGAGGTTTCCGAGAAGCTGGCTTCCACCCAGGATGCCTTCGTGATGGAGGGCTGGGTTCCAAAGAGATATCTCCGGTCAACAGTGGAACTGGTGACCAGGGCAGCTGAGGGCAGCGTGCTTATCAACGAGGTTGAAACAAAGGATGTACCGCCAACGCTGCTTGAAAATCCAAAGAAATTCAGGATATTCGAGTTTTTCGTGAGATTCTACAGCCTTCCGCAGGAGTTCGAATTTGATCCCACAATGATTTTCGGCATCATATTCCCAATATTCTTCGGCATAATGGTGGGAGATTGGGGATACGGCCTTGCCATACTTGCCCTTGCAATATGGATGGTGAGGAAACTATCCAGGCCTGGTAGCAGTACGATTCTCCCAAAGTCGCTTACCAGGTTCGCCATGACAATATTCGGCCGCAATCCGCTCCTGATACTTGGAAAAACGCTTATTCCCGCTTCAATTGTGGCCATTGCTGTTGGGCTTCTCTTCAACAACTTCTTCGGATTCCCCCTGCTTCCAGTGACAGTTTTCGAGACCAGCACAGGATTTTCAGGAGCACATATTGGGGCGTTCCCTCCTACTCCCACTGTCATATTCCATGTCTCCTTCATGATACCAAAACTCCTGCTCTTCACCGGATACATCGGTCTGGCAATGGTCTCATTCGGCCTCATTCTGGGGCTTGTAAATGAGGCATCTCTTGGACACAGGAAGGGAGTTGCAGGAAAGATTGGGTGGCTCATGATGGCGTGGGGCATTGCAATATTCGGGCTGGACCTAATACACCAGCACAGTGGCCTTTCATTCAACATTCATACGGATCCAAGTGCAGTCCTCTCCATCCTGGTATTTCTGGCAGGAATAATTGTGGTTGGAGTATCCGAGGGTACGCGGGGAGCTGTTGAAATCCCATCCATAATCAGCCACATCCTTTCATACACCAGGATACTGGGGATACTCCTTGCTTCGGTGATTCTGGCGCAGGTCATTGACCTCATATTCATGAAAGGTGTGATGAAATCTCCAGCACTTGCCGTGGTGGGCATAATAATACTGATCCTGGGGCAGCTTTTCAACCTGGTCATTGCCATATTCGAGCCCGGCATACAGGGCGCAAGGCTGATCTATGTGGAATTCTTCTCAAAATTCTATTACGGTAACGGGAAGATTTTCCGGCCCTTCAGGACACAGAGAAAGTATACAAACCCGGCATACACCCTGGATCCGGAAAAGAAGTGA
- a CDS encoding V-type ATPase subunit yields the protein MDPTYTGAFGRVRVYGNDFLPEDFIRRLMATKTIDEMVSELFGTFYRQDMELFTAVYKGIDLISISLNHRLILRNKIALFAAPVPGRDVIRAYLSKWDISNIKSVLSSKYLGYGIKETESFLVSFRDVPIGIFGGNLTRDDYNAMMSQSSVDSVVNYLSNFGYGQQILLNMDRFRKSGDISLLLSALDTYYYSQLVESVKFYNGDEGPLRAFISEEIDLRNLMIVLKSLDLGIEFERIREGLIPAGTMDMGRLQEIFSAGSVTQAIDKLGSYGNMKQAAQAYEQTRRLESLESSIRSDILKRYIDIFNSQALSVGSVFAFILRSELERERIRSVSLGKYYSVSEDRIKSLIF from the coding sequence ATGGACCCCACCTACACCGGTGCCTTTGGAAGAGTTCGGGTCTACGGCAACGATTTTCTGCCGGAGGATTTCATCAGAAGGCTAATGGCCACGAAGACCATTGATGAAATGGTCTCTGAGCTCTTCGGCACGTTCTACAGGCAGGATATGGAGCTGTTTACGGCAGTCTACAAGGGAATTGACCTCATCAGCATCTCGTTGAACCACAGGCTGATACTGAGGAACAAGATAGCACTTTTTGCAGCTCCGGTACCCGGCAGGGATGTAATAAGGGCATACCTTTCCAAGTGGGATATTTCAAACATAAAATCCGTTCTATCATCCAAGTACCTGGGTTATGGCATAAAGGAAACAGAAAGCTTCCTTGTTAGTTTCAGGGATGTTCCCATCGGTATATTCGGCGGGAACCTCACAAGAGATGACTATAATGCCATGATGTCACAGAGTTCCGTGGATTCAGTAGTGAATTATCTTTCCAACTTCGGATACGGACAGCAGATACTGCTCAACATGGACCGGTTCAGGAAATCAGGCGATATCAGCCTCCTCCTCTCAGCTCTTGATACTTACTATTACTCGCAGCTTGTTGAATCAGTAAAATTCTACAATGGAGATGAGGGCCCGTTGAGAGCCTTCATTTCAGAGGAGATCGATCTGCGCAACCTCATGATAGTTCTCAAGAGTCTTGATCTGGGAATAGAATTTGAAAGGATCAGGGAAGGCCTGATACCGGCCGGCACAATGGATATGGGACGGCTTCAGGAGATATTCTCGGCGGGCTCAGTCACGCAGGCCATAGATAAGCTGGGTTCATACGGAAACATGAAACAGGCTGCGCAGGCTTATGAGCAGACAAGGCGGCTTGAATCCCTGGAGAGCTCAATAAGGTCTGATATCCTGAAAAGATACATTGATATTTTCAATTCGCAGGCTCTTTCTGTGGGGTCTGTATTCGCATTCATACTGAGGTCTGAGCTTGAGCGTGAGAGAATCAGGTCAGTTTCTCTTGGCAAGTATTATTCTGTCAGCGAGGACCGGATAAAGTCTCTGATATTTTAG